One Trichosurus vulpecula isolate mTriVul1 chromosome 7, mTriVul1.pri, whole genome shotgun sequence genomic region harbors:
- the RAP1A gene encoding ras-related protein Rap-1A, with protein MREYKLVVLGSGGVGKSALTVQFVQGIFVEKYDPTIEDSYRKQVEVDCQQCMLEILDTAGTEQFTAMRDLYMKNGQGFALVYSITAQSTFNDLQDLREQILRVKDTEDVPMILVGNKCDLEDERVVGKEQGQNLARQWCNCAFLESSAKSKINVNEIFYDLVRQINRKTPVEKKKPKKKSCLLL; from the exons ATGCGTGAGTACAAGCTAGTGGTCCTTGGTTCAGGAGGCGTGGGGAAGTCTGCTTTG ACAGTGCAGTTTGTCCAAGGAATCTTTGTTGAAAAATATGACCCTACAATAGAAGACTCCTACAGAAAG CAAGTTGAAGTTGATTGCCAACAGTGTATGCTTGAAATCCTCGATACAGCAGGGACA gAGCAATTTACAGCAATGAGAGATCTGTATATGAAGAATGGCCAAGGGTTTGCACTAGTATATTCTATTACAGCTCAGTCCACGTTTAATGACTTACAGGACTTGAGGGAACAGATTCTGCGAGTTAAAGATACAGAAGAC gttCCCATGATTTTGGTTGGCAATAAATGTGACCTGGAAGATGAGCGAGTAGTTGGCAAAGAACAGGGTCAGAATTTAGCAAGACAGTGGTGTAACTGTGCCTTTTTAGAATCTTCTGCAAAGTCAAAGATCAACGTTAACGAG atatTTTATGACCTGGTCagacaaataaatagaaaaacacCAGTGGAAAAGAAGAAACCTAAAAAGAAATCCTGCCTGCTGCTTTAG